The genomic interval CATCTAATACACGATGATCCAACGACAAACATAAATTCACCATATGTCGAACAGCAATCATATCATCTATAATTACCGGACGTTTGACAATTGTTTCAACTTGGACAATAGCTGCCTGGGGATAATTAATAATTCCCATCGATTGGACAGAACCAAACGAACCTGTATTGTTCACTGTAAAAGTGCCGCCTTGACTTTCTTCCTGTGTAAGTTTACCTGTACGTACTTTTTCAGCCAACTCATGAATTTCACGGGCAATCCCTTTAATTGATTTTTCATCTGCGTGTTTAATAACAGGTACAAAAAGTGCATCATCCGTCGCTACAGCAATGGAAAGATGGATATCCTTTTTTTGAATAATCTTATCGCCCGCCCACATCGAATTCATTTCAGGAAACTCGGTTAGCGCTTGAGCGATTGCTTTGACGAAAAAAGCAAAATACGTAAGAGGGTAACCTTCTTTTTGCAAAAAATTATCTTTTAATGAATTTCGTAACATCACAAGGTTTGTGGCATCAGCTTCAACCATCATCCAAGCATGAGGCGCTTCCTGCTTACTTTTTTGCATATTGGCTGCAATCGCTTTGCGAACCCCTGTAACAGGAATCTCCCGATCGCCAGCTTCTACTGGTAAAGAGAGAGTTTTACTGGATTGTTCTCGAGCTTCTGTTTTCGTAACAGAAGGAGCAACCGCTTCTTGCTTCTCTTGGGGTACATTATTTGCTTCTATAAGGGCTAGCACATCTTTTCTCGTAATCCGCCCTCCTTTTCCAGACCCCTCCACTTGCGATAAGTCGATTCCATGCTCTTGTGAAAGTTTTAATACAGCTGGTGAGTAACGCATCTTCATCGAATGCTTTTCCAAGAGGGTATCTTGATGTGCAGGAAGTGATTTCGTACTAGAGCTAGCTATTGTCTGTTTTGGGCTCGCTTCCTCTACTTCAATTAAACAAATGATTTCATTCACTGCTAATGTTTCCTCTTCTTTAGCGACTAGCTCTTTAATGACACCTGTAAATGACGATGGGATTTCAGCACTTACTTTATCCGTCATCACTTCGGCAATTGGACTGTATTTTTGTACGAAATCACCTGGTGTAACGAGCCATTTACTAATCGTTCCTTCTGTTACACTTTCGCCCAGCTGCGGCATTTTCATTTGTTCAATCGCCATATTACTCCTCCTTCTGCGCAGATTTAATACTCAGCTAGCTCACGCATCGCTTTTTCTACTTTTTCTGGGTTTACCATAAAGTATTTCTCCATTGTTGGTGCATAGGGCATCGCTGGAATATCCGGGCCTGCTAATCTCATAATAGGAGCGTCTAAATCAAATAAGCAATATTCTGCAATAATGGCAGCCACTTCGCTTATGACACTCCCTTCCTTGTTATCTTCTGTAATAAGCAGAACTTTCCCTGTCTTGACAGCCGCTTCGATAATACTTTCTTTATCAAGAGGATAAACTGTACGCAAATCTAAAAGATGAACAGAAATCCCATCACTAGCAAGCTTTTCAGCTGCTTGGAGAGCAAAATGAACACAAAGCCCGTATGTGATAACAGTAATATCCTCTCCGCTTCGTTTCACATCTGCCTTTCCAATTGGCAATACATAATCATCCGAAGGCACTTCTCCTTTAATCAGACGATACGCTCGTTTATGCTCAAGAAACAGAACAGGATCTTCATCGCGAATCGCCGCTTTCAATAAGCCCTTTACATCATACGGTGTCGATGGCATAATAATTTTCAAGCCTGGTTGATTAGCAAAGACCGCTTCTACTGATTGCGAATGGTACAGAGCACCGTGAACACCGCCGCCATATGGAGCGCGAATAACAAGTGGACAATTCCAATCATTGTTCGACCGGTAACGGATACGTGCCGCTTCCGAAATAATTTGATTGACAGCAGGCATAATAAAATCCGCGAACTGCATCTCTGCAATTGGCCGCATGCCATACATGGCAGCACCAATTCCAACACCAGCAATGGCTGACTCTGCTAATGGCGTATCGATTACCCTCTCTTCACCAAATTGATCAAATAGGCCTTGTGTCGCTTTAAATACGCCGCCTTTTTTACCGACATCCTCACCAAGTACAAACACGCGTTCATCTCTTTCCATTTCCTCACGAATAGCGTGTGTAACAGCCTCAATATAAGAAATGACTCCCATCTTTATTCCTCCCCATATACATGTTTCATCGCATATTCTGGACTTGCATATGGCGCCTGTTCAGCATAATCTGTTGCTTCATTAACAATTTGCATCACTTCTTCATTCAATTGTTTTTCACGCTCTTCATCCATTACACCGACGTCTTTTAAATATTGGCTAAAGGTAAACAAAGCATCCTTTATTTTTGCTTCCGCTACCTCCTCTTGTGTCCGATACACTCGATCATCATCATCGCTTGAATGGGGCGTGAGTCGGTCAGAAACCGTTTCAATCAATGTCGGACCGTGACCTGCCCGCGCACGATCTGCCGCTTCTTTAACTGCTTGATACACGGCCAACGGATCATTTCCATCAACCGTTACACCTGGTATTCCATAACCGATAGCACGGTCAGATACATTTTCACACGCTAATTGTTTAGAAATTGGTACGGAAATAGCATACTTATTGTTCTCACACATAAAAATAACCGGCAATTTATGAACACTAGCAAAATTGATTCCTTCATGAAAATCCCCTTGATTCGAAGATCCTTCTCCAAACGTCACAAAGGTCACTAATTTTTCCCGGTTCATTTTACCTGCCAGCGCAATACCAACTGCATGAGGCACTTGTGTTGTTACAGGAGAGGACCCTGTGACAATTCGATTGCGCTTTTGCCCAAAATGACCAGGCATTTGTCTACCTCCTGAGTTTGGATCTTCAAGTTTGGCAAATCCTGATAACATTAAATCACGAGCCGTCATCCCAAATGCCAATACAACACCAACATCCCGATAATAAGGAAGCACATAATCAAGCTTTCTATCAAGAGCAAATGCAGCTCCTACTTGAGCGGCCTCTTGACCTTG from Peribacillus asahii carries:
- a CDS encoding alpha-ketoacid dehydrogenase subunit beta codes for the protein MGVISYIEAVTHAIREEMERDERVFVLGEDVGKKGGVFKATQGLFDQFGEERVIDTPLAESAIAGVGIGAAMYGMRPIAEMQFADFIMPAVNQIISEAARIRYRSNNDWNCPLVIRAPYGGGVHGALYHSQSVEAVFANQPGLKIIMPSTPYDVKGLLKAAIRDEDPVLFLEHKRAYRLIKGEVPSDDYVLPIGKADVKRSGEDITVITYGLCVHFALQAAEKLASDGISVHLLDLRTVYPLDKESIIEAAVKTGKVLLITEDNKEGSVISEVAAIIAEYCLFDLDAPIMRLAGPDIPAMPYAPTMEKYFMVNPEKVEKAMRELAEY
- a CDS encoding dihydrolipoamide acetyltransferase family protein, encoding MAIEQMKMPQLGESVTEGTISKWLVTPGDFVQKYSPIAEVMTDKVSAEIPSSFTGVIKELVAKEEETLAVNEIICLIEVEEASPKQTIASSSTKSLPAHQDTLLEKHSMKMRYSPAVLKLSQEHGIDLSQVEGSGKGGRITRKDVLALIEANNVPQEKQEAVAPSVTKTEAREQSSKTLSLPVEAGDREIPVTGVRKAIAANMQKSKQEAPHAWMMVEADATNLVMLRNSLKDNFLQKEGYPLTYFAFFVKAIAQALTEFPEMNSMWAGDKIIQKKDIHLSIAVATDDALFVPVIKHADEKSIKGIAREIHELAEKVRTGKLTQEESQGGTFTVNNTGSFGSVQSMGIINYPQAAIVQVETIVKRPVIIDDMIAVRHMVNLCLSLDHRVLDGLICGRFLARVKKIVEGFSKENTSIF
- a CDS encoding thiamine pyrophosphate-dependent dehydrogenase E1 component subunit alpha, which translates into the protein MVGKVEKRHHKLGLSDEMVLDMFRTMLLARRIDERMWLLNRSGKIPFVISCQGQEAAQVGAAFALDRKLDYVLPYYRDVGVVLAFGMTARDLMLSGFAKLEDPNSGGRQMPGHFGQKRNRIVTGSSPVTTQVPHAVGIALAGKMNREKLVTFVTFGEGSSNQGDFHEGINFASVHKLPVIFMCENNKYAISVPISKQLACENVSDRAIGYGIPGVTVDGNDPLAVYQAVKEAADRARAGHGPTLIETVSDRLTPHSSDDDDRVYRTQEEVAEAKIKDALFTFSQYLKDVGVMDEEREKQLNEEVMQIVNEATDYAEQAPYASPEYAMKHVYGEE